Genomic DNA from Marnyiella aurantia:
CAGCATGAGGTGGAAATAACTCCTGACGACAATGCCGGCACACTACATGACCGGTTAATGGAGAAAGGCGCTCAGCTGGTGGTAAAGACACTGGATGGCCTTGCGCATGAAAACTTAGCTGAAACACCTCAGCAGGAAAAAGAACAGGTTAAGAACGCCTTTAAAATCTACAGGGAGGACACCCGGATAAACTGGCAACAGAACGCGGTAACCATTCACAACTTCGTGCGCGGACTTTCACCCTACCCATGTGCCTTTACCAAACTCAAAATCGGAGCGGAAGAAAAGACACTGAAAATTTACGCCGGTATAACGGAGGAAACTGAAATTGACGAGCCTGCAGGCCATCTGTTAGCAGACCGGAAGAATTTCAAGATCATGACTGGCAGTGGATGGTACCTACCTTTGGAAGTACAGCTGGAAGGCAAAAAAAGAATGGGCATCAAAGATTTCCTGAACGGTTTAGGATCTTATGATAACATTACTGTTATAATGTAAATAAAAATCGTTGCTGAAACAGTTCGGCAACGATTTTTTTATGATGGCAGCAGTTTAAAACTAACCCTGCTTTCTGTGCGTGCTTTTAGGAGCAGATTTGACAGCAGAAGTAGAGGCTTTCACCTTCGGTGCAGCTGTTTTTTCAGCTTTTCCAGCCGTTTTCTTTTCTGCCGGCTTTAGCTCTACTTTTTCTTCTGCCTGCTGATCTTCGGCGCTCACTTCA
This window encodes:
- the fmt gene encoding methionyl-tRNA formyltransferase; this encodes MKPLRTVFFGTPEFAASSLKAIHDSAHQIVGVVTVPDKASGRGQKINESPVKKYAAEHNLPVFQPEKLRNSEFLEQMKSLDADVFVVVAFRMMPKVLFELPKLGTFNLHASLLPDYRGAAPINYAIINGETKTGITTFFINEKIDEGHILLQHEVEITPDDNAGTLHDRLMEKGAQLVVKTLDGLAHENLAETPQQEKEQVKNAFKIYREDTRINWQQNAVTIHNFVRGLSPYPCAFTKLKIGAEEKTLKIYAGITEETEIDEPAGHLLADRKNFKIMTGSGWYLPLEVQLEGKKRMGIKDFLNGLGSYDNITVIM